ATGAACTATAAAATATATGTCAAAACCTAGTTGTTAGGAATGTTGGAGAGCCATAGTGGGTTGCAACCCATTTGAAAAAGGAAAGGAATAAGCTTACTCCTGAATAGACTTCCTTTTACAGTTTAGAGGCGGAGGAAAATAGATTTTATGGTATAATGAGTGCATGAAAGTGCTATTGTATTTGGAAGGAAAAGCTGTTTTAGAAAAATCAGGAATTGGGCGTGCCCTATCTCATCAAATGGAGGCGCTCGATTTGGCTGGGATTCCCTACACGACAGACCTACTAGGTGATTATGATGTGGTTCATATCAATACCTATGGTCCACGAAGTTGGCTCTTGTTAAAAACAGCCAAGCGTAGAGGAAAAAAAGTTATTTTGCATGGGCATTCAACTCGGGAAGATTTTCGGAATTCCTTTATCGGCTCAAACCTCTTAGCGCCTTTAGTGGGTAAATATCTGGCTCGTATGTACCAGCAGGCGGATTTTGTGATTACACCCTCTGAATATTCTAAGAAATTGATTCAAGGCTATGGTGTCACAACTCCAATTCTTGCTGTTTCCAATGGAATTGACCTTGCGAAATACCGAAAAGATCCACGAAAAGAAGAAATTTTTCGGCAGTATTTTGGGATTGAAGAAGGTCAACCAGTAGTGGTTTGTGCGGGACTTTATTTCAGACGGAAAGGTATTGAAGATTTTGTTAAGGTGGCAGAGCGCATGCCTCATGTCCGTTTCATTTGGCTTGGAAGTATCAATAAGTGGTTGATTCCTTCTTATATTCGTAAGATTGTCGAAGGGGCTCATCCCGCAAATGTATCTTTTCCTGGTTACTTTAAGGGAGCGGTTTTTCAGGGGGCAATGAGTGGTGCAGATGCTTTTTTCTTCCCGTCCTATGAAGAAACAGAAGGAATTGTCGTCTTGGAAGCTCTAGCCAGTCACCAACAGGTCGTTCTGCGTGATATTCCTGTATACGAGGGCTGGATTGATGAGAGTTGTGCAGAATTGGGCCATACGGTGGATGATTTTGTAACCTCTATCCAAAAGATTTTGGAGAAACAGGTGGATAAGAGAGAAGCAGGTTATCGCGTAGCAGAAAGTCGGTCAATGGATAAGGTATCTTATCAGCTGGTAGAGGCTTATCGGAAAGTATTGGAGTTATAGATGAGAATTGGACTATTTACAGATACCTATTTTCCTCAGGTATCAGGAGTTGCAACTTCTATTAAGACCCTGAAAACAGAGTTAGAAAAGCAGGGACATCGTGTTTTTATCTTTACGACAACGGATAAGGATGTCAATCGCTATGAAGATTGGGATATTATTCGGATTCCAAGTGTGCCTTTTTTCGCCTTTAAAGATCGGAGAATCGCCTATCGGGGATTTACAGATGCGTTGAAGATTGCCAGTCGCTATGATTTGGATATTATCCATACACAGACGGAATTCTCCTTAGGAATTTTGGGGAAAATGGTTGCTCGAGAACTGGATATTCCTGTTGTACATACCTACCATACGCAGTATGAAGATTATGTGCGCTATATTGCAAATGGGAAATTAATTCGTCCCAGCATGGTCAAATACTTGGTTCGAGCTTTTTTCAAGGATTTGGATGGGGTGATTTGTCCGAGCGAAATTGTGGACAATCTTCTGAACGACTATCATATATTGGTATCCAAACGCGTGATTCCAACAGGGATTGAATTAGCAAAATTTGATCGACCAGAAATTACGTCAGATATGGTAGCTGAATTGCGTGAGAACTTGGGAATTGAAGAAGATGAAACCATGTTGCTGAGCCTGTCACGGATTTCTTATGAAAAAAATATTCAGGCTGTTATTGCAGCCATACCACGGATTTTATTAGAAAATAAGAAGGTCAAACTAGTCATTGCAGGAGGCGGCCCTTATGCGGAGGAGTTGAGGCAGCAAATTATAGAT
Above is a window of Streptococcus sp. zg-86 DNA encoding:
- a CDS encoding glycosyltransferase; amino-acid sequence: MKVLLYLEGKAVLEKSGIGRALSHQMEALDLAGIPYTTDLLGDYDVVHINTYGPRSWLLLKTAKRRGKKVILHGHSTREDFRNSFIGSNLLAPLVGKYLARMYQQADFVITPSEYSKKLIQGYGVTTPILAVSNGIDLAKYRKDPRKEEIFRQYFGIEEGQPVVVCAGLYFRRKGIEDFVKVAERMPHVRFIWLGSINKWLIPSYIRKIVEGAHPANVSFPGYFKGAVFQGAMSGADAFFFPSYEETEGIVVLEALASHQQVVLRDIPVYEGWIDESCAELGHTVDDFVTSIQKILEKQVDKREAGYRVAESRSMDKVSYQLVEAYRKVLEL
- a CDS encoding glycosyltransferase family 4 protein, producing MRIGLFTDTYFPQVSGVATSIKTLKTELEKQGHRVFIFTTTDKDVNRYEDWDIIRIPSVPFFAFKDRRIAYRGFTDALKIASRYDLDIIHTQTEFSLGILGKMVARELDIPVVHTYHTQYEDYVRYIANGKLIRPSMVKYLVRAFFKDLDGVICPSEIVDNLLNDYHILVSKRVIPTGIELAKFDRPEITSDMVAELRENLGIEEDETMLLSLSRISYEKNIQAVIAAIPRILLENKKVKLVIAGGGPYAEELRQQIIDLQLENCVLMTGMIAPSETALYYKAADFFISASTSETQGLTYLESLASGTPIIAAWNPYLENVVTDKMFGTLYQREAELADAVLDAIVVTPNMNPYQLERKLYEISAENFGRRVYEYYLDLKISHDFKREHIHEDSTAETLLKEAISLPKRAFVKSSDTTAAIVKKSVEQVKSIRNYFEDEEK